A genomic segment from Streptomyces sp. NBC_00654 encodes:
- a CDS encoding DNA cytosine methyltransferase: MDLFAGCGGLTLGIAQAAHRLDVSLDVRLAVDFEAAPTKVFKANFPKANVQQGTVESFFDGDLGATLTAQEEKTLSTVGQVELLIGGPPCQGHSNLNNHTRRDDPKNRLYLRMARAAEVLRPSAVVIENVLAVVNDKQQVVSRAIVHLKRLGYDVATGRIDLLKLGVAQTRKRHILLAIREDALPFGFSAADLLKVEDGIAVPHDLRWAIGDLLDVPAKSFFDEAAIPNADNQRRMKYLFENDEHNLPNEERPECHRGEHNYTAMYGRLWWDRPSQTITSGFATMGRGRFVHPAVPRCLTAHEAARIQGFPDYFKFVDERVKPRYELTRTEVQVIIGNAVPPPLTEALTSRLFDAEVLQAKSDASRQRDDGFATAAVDLAC, translated from the coding sequence GTGGACCTCTTCGCCGGCTGCGGTGGCCTCACCCTCGGTATTGCCCAGGCAGCGCACAGGCTTGACGTCTCGCTCGACGTTCGTCTCGCGGTTGACTTTGAGGCGGCTCCCACCAAGGTCTTCAAGGCTAACTTTCCCAAGGCCAACGTCCAACAGGGGACCGTCGAATCCTTCTTCGATGGTGACCTTGGCGCCACGTTGACCGCTCAGGAGGAGAAGACTCTATCCACGGTGGGTCAGGTGGAGCTCCTGATCGGTGGGCCACCGTGTCAGGGGCACAGTAACCTCAACAACCACACCCGCCGCGATGATCCCAAGAACCGGCTGTACCTGCGTATGGCTCGTGCCGCAGAGGTTCTGCGCCCCAGCGCAGTCGTCATTGAGAACGTGCTGGCCGTTGTCAACGACAAGCAGCAGGTGGTCTCCCGCGCCATCGTTCACCTCAAGAGGCTTGGATACGATGTCGCCACTGGGCGTATCGACCTGCTCAAGCTCGGGGTCGCTCAGACACGCAAGCGCCACATACTACTGGCCATCCGCGAAGACGCGCTGCCTTTTGGGTTCTCGGCTGCTGACTTGCTGAAGGTCGAGGACGGCATTGCCGTACCGCATGACCTGCGTTGGGCGATCGGTGACCTGCTCGACGTTCCCGCCAAATCATTTTTTGATGAAGCTGCCATACCCAACGCGGACAACCAGCGGCGTATGAAGTATCTCTTCGAGAATGACGAGCACAATCTGCCGAACGAAGAGCGCCCCGAATGCCATCGCGGCGAGCATAACTATACCGCCATGTATGGCCGTCTATGGTGGGACCGTCCGTCTCAGACCATTACCAGCGGATTTGCGACGATGGGGCGCGGACGCTTTGTCCACCCTGCTGTTCCTCGATGTCTAACCGCCCATGAGGCCGCGCGCATCCAGGGCTTCCCGGACTACTTCAAGTTCGTCGACGAGAGGGTCAAGCCTCGCTACGAGCTGACTCGCACCGAGGTTCAGGTCATCATTGGCAACGCCGTACCCCCACCCCTGACCGAGGCGTTGACCTCCAGGCTCTTCGATGCTGAAGTTCTGCAGGCGAAGAGCGACGCGTCTCGACAGCGCGATGATGGCTTCGCTACCGCTGCTGTAGATCTCGCCTGCTGA
- a CDS encoding NAD-dependent epimerase/dehydratase family protein produces MNIVITGGAGFIGSNLARTLANDPAITQIRVIDNLSTGSKQNLADLDVDFFEGDIQDVALLDEAFHRADAIVHLAALPSVPRSVKDPLASHHANATGTLQVLEAARRAGNLHVIAASSSSVYGSNPCLPKHEGLATAPMSPYAVTKLATEAYLGAYHHSYGLPVLPFRFFNVYGPGQRADHPYAAVIPKWISATLAGQPVTVHGDGTQTRDFTYVGTVCRVLTDALLRRASEPRPVNLAFGTRISLMDLIRVIETATGRTVQRKHSSNRVGDVPHSQADSSHLRALFPAVTPVALREGVTTTVDWFRPSIESADPAELQERRNRGKPIAFAALPSNS; encoded by the coding sequence GTGAACATCGTGATCACCGGCGGCGCCGGATTCATCGGCAGCAACCTCGCCCGGACCCTGGCGAACGACCCTGCGATCACCCAGATCCGAGTGATCGACAACCTCAGCACCGGGTCGAAGCAGAACCTCGCGGACCTGGACGTCGACTTCTTCGAAGGTGACATCCAGGACGTCGCTCTCCTGGACGAGGCGTTCCACCGCGCGGACGCCATCGTTCACCTCGCCGCTCTGCCATCCGTCCCTCGCTCCGTGAAAGATCCGCTGGCCAGCCACCATGCCAACGCGACGGGAACGCTCCAGGTCCTCGAAGCCGCCCGCCGTGCCGGCAACCTGCACGTGATCGCGGCTTCCTCATCCTCGGTCTACGGCTCGAATCCATGCCTGCCGAAACATGAGGGCCTGGCCACCGCCCCGATGAGCCCGTACGCAGTCACCAAGCTCGCCACCGAGGCGTACCTGGGGGCGTACCACCACAGCTACGGCCTGCCGGTCCTGCCGTTCCGCTTCTTCAACGTCTACGGCCCGGGGCAGCGAGCCGACCATCCTTACGCCGCCGTCATCCCGAAGTGGATCAGCGCCACACTCGCCGGCCAACCTGTCACTGTGCACGGCGACGGCACTCAGACGAGAGACTTCACGTACGTGGGCACTGTCTGCCGCGTCCTCACGGACGCGCTCCTCCGCCGGGCCTCCGAGCCGCGCCCCGTGAACCTGGCCTTCGGAACCCGCATATCCCTCATGGACCTGATTCGAGTGATCGAGACCGCCACTGGTCGCACCGTCCAGCGCAAGCACTCGTCCAATCGCGTCGGCGATGTCCCGCACTCTCAAGCCGACAGCAGCCACCTACGAGCGCTCTTTCCGGCAGTGACACCCGTGGCACTTAGGGAGGGAGTCACCACGACAGTGGACTGGTTTCGCCCCTCTATCGAGAGCGCAGACCCAGCTGAATTGCAGGAAAGAAGAAATCGAGGTAAGCCGATTGCGTTCGCCGCCCTACCTAGTAACTCGTGA
- a CDS encoding nucleotide sugar dehydrogenase, with the protein MSSTHSKEVVRMITKSEVQPRHVLIVGQGYVGLPLAVRAAEVGHRVVGFDVAAERVKRLMAGESYVEDVPDARLVPLLASGAYRASLDTADCTDFDLAIVTVPTPLRDGAPDLSHVEDAAWMLGRHLKPGATVVLESTTYPGTTEELFGPILERASGLTAGRDFQLGYSPERIDPGNREWRLENTPKVVSGIDAASAAAIQDFYGSLVDTIVQVSNCREAELAKLLENTFRHVNIALANELAMFAHDLGIDIWAAIDAAATKPFGFMRFTPGPGVGGHCLPIDPSYLSWQVQRTLGRSFRFVELANDVNNHMPDYVVRRLVDALNKRRKALNGSRILLLGLAYKANTGDARETPAARIAELLTGMGAEVQAADPHVNDDAHPRAAALENLQRVDATPEHLAAADAVVLLADHDAFDYAAITAHAPYVLDCRRRLAGAHIDAL; encoded by the coding sequence CTGTCCTCAACCCACTCCAAAGAGGTGGTCCGCATGATCACGAAGAGCGAGGTTCAGCCGCGGCACGTACTCATCGTGGGGCAGGGGTACGTCGGGCTCCCCCTCGCTGTCCGGGCTGCTGAGGTGGGGCACCGCGTCGTCGGCTTCGACGTCGCTGCCGAGCGTGTGAAGCGGTTGATGGCTGGCGAGTCGTACGTCGAGGACGTTCCGGACGCGAGGCTAGTTCCGCTCCTGGCCTCCGGGGCCTATCGCGCCAGCCTCGACACGGCTGACTGCACGGACTTCGATCTCGCGATCGTCACTGTCCCCACGCCACTCCGGGATGGAGCCCCCGACCTCTCGCACGTCGAGGACGCTGCGTGGATGCTCGGTCGTCACCTCAAGCCTGGGGCGACCGTCGTCCTGGAGTCCACTACGTACCCCGGCACGACCGAGGAGCTCTTCGGCCCGATCCTCGAACGAGCTTCCGGCCTGACCGCCGGCCGTGACTTCCAGCTCGGCTACAGTCCCGAGCGCATCGATCCCGGCAACCGGGAGTGGCGGCTGGAGAACACTCCCAAGGTCGTCTCCGGCATCGACGCCGCATCGGCAGCGGCCATCCAGGACTTCTACGGCTCGCTCGTCGACACGATCGTCCAGGTCTCCAACTGCAGGGAGGCCGAGCTGGCGAAGCTGCTGGAGAACACCTTCCGGCACGTGAACATCGCCCTGGCCAACGAGCTGGCAATGTTCGCCCACGACCTGGGCATCGACATCTGGGCCGCGATCGACGCCGCGGCCACCAAGCCCTTCGGCTTCATGCGCTTCACGCCAGGACCTGGCGTCGGCGGTCACTGCCTGCCCATCGACCCGTCCTACCTCTCCTGGCAGGTCCAGCGGACTCTGGGCCGCAGCTTCCGCTTCGTCGAACTGGCCAACGACGTCAACAACCACATGCCTGACTACGTGGTCCGTCGCCTCGTGGACGCACTCAACAAGCGCAGGAAGGCGCTCAACGGCTCCCGCATTTTGCTGCTGGGCCTGGCCTACAAGGCCAATACCGGCGACGCCCGAGAAACCCCAGCGGCTCGCATCGCGGAACTACTGACAGGCATGGGCGCCGAGGTCCAGGCCGCGGACCCTCACGTGAACGACGATGCCCACCCCCGTGCTGCCGCTCTGGAGAACCTCCAGCGTGTCGATGCCACCCCGGAGCACCTCGCCGCAGCCGACGCCGTCGTTCTTCTAGCCGACCACGACGCCTTCGACTACGCCGCGATCACCGCTCACGCCCCGTACGTACTCGACTGCCGCCGCCGGCTGGCCGGCGCCCACATCGACGCTCTCTGA
- the metG gene encoding methionine--tRNA ligase: protein MARHLVTSALPYINGIKHLGNMVGSMLPADVYSRYLRQRGHDVLYICATDEHGTPAELAAKAAGVSVAEFCGQAHDAQKAVYDGFQLAFDYFGRSSSQQNVEITQHFARQLHKNGFIEERAIRQVYSPVDGRFLPDRYVEGTCPHCGYDKARGDQCENCTRVLDPTDLLNPRSAISGSTELEVRETKHLFLLQSKLQHEVEAWVARHEEQWPQLSSSIARKWLTEGLHDRAITRDLDWGVPVPADTWPELAAEGKVFYVWFDAPIEYIGATKEWSDAAPDGELRDWKSWWYEADDTVRYTQFMAKDNVPFHTVMFPATELGVREPWKKVDVVKGFNWLTYYGGKFSTSQKRGIFTDAALEMLPADYWRYFLIANAPESDDSSFTWEHFAATVNKDLADTLGNFVNRVLSFSRKRFGDDVPEGNAAGEVEARLGDAIARLLAEYEEHMEALQYRKAGAALRALWSAGNSYLEEKAPWLEIKTDPEGAALTLRTAMNLIHLYAVVSEPFIPASAAAMRGAFALEGDTATWVTAEQAKSLDAVPAGTAFTVPPVLFAKISEEDLESYRTRFGGADV, encoded by the coding sequence ATGGCTCGACACCTGGTAACCAGCGCGCTTCCCTACATCAACGGGATCAAGCACCTGGGCAACATGGTCGGGTCGATGCTTCCGGCGGATGTGTACTCCCGGTACCTCCGCCAGCGTGGTCACGACGTCCTGTACATCTGCGCGACCGACGAGCACGGGACACCGGCCGAGCTGGCGGCCAAGGCGGCCGGAGTGTCGGTGGCGGAGTTCTGCGGGCAGGCCCACGACGCGCAGAAGGCCGTGTACGACGGCTTCCAGCTCGCCTTCGACTACTTCGGACGCAGCTCTTCGCAGCAGAACGTCGAGATCACGCAGCACTTCGCGCGCCAGCTGCACAAGAACGGCTTCATTGAGGAACGGGCGATCCGCCAGGTGTACTCGCCGGTCGACGGCCGCTTCCTCCCGGACCGGTACGTCGAGGGCACCTGCCCGCACTGCGGCTATGACAAGGCCCGCGGTGACCAGTGCGAGAACTGCACCCGCGTACTCGACCCGACCGACCTGCTGAACCCTCGCTCGGCGATCAGCGGCTCTACGGAACTGGAGGTCCGCGAGACCAAGCACCTGTTCCTGCTGCAGTCCAAGCTCCAGCACGAGGTCGAGGCGTGGGTCGCCCGGCACGAGGAGCAGTGGCCTCAGCTGTCCTCCTCCATCGCCCGCAAGTGGCTCACCGAGGGTCTGCACGACCGGGCGATTACCCGCGACCTGGACTGGGGCGTCCCGGTTCCGGCCGACACCTGGCCGGAGCTCGCGGCCGAGGGGAAGGTCTTCTACGTCTGGTTCGACGCCCCGATCGAATACATCGGCGCGACGAAGGAGTGGTCGGACGCTGCACCGGATGGCGAGCTGCGGGACTGGAAGTCGTGGTGGTACGAGGCCGACGACACCGTGCGCTACACCCAGTTCATGGCCAAGGACAATGTCCCGTTCCACACGGTGATGTTCCCGGCCACGGAACTCGGTGTCCGCGAGCCGTGGAAGAAGGTCGACGTCGTCAAGGGATTCAACTGGCTCACATACTACGGCGGCAAGTTCTCCACCTCCCAGAAGCGAGGCATCTTCACTGACGCCGCGCTGGAGATGCTGCCGGCGGACTACTGGCGCTACTTCCTGATCGCCAACGCCCCCGAGTCCGACGACTCCTCCTTCACCTGGGAGCACTTCGCCGCCACGGTCAACAAGGACCTCGCCGACACCCTCGGCAACTTCGTCAACCGCGTGCTGTCCTTCTCCCGCAAGCGCTTCGGGGACGACGTCCCTGAGGGCAACGCAGCCGGCGAGGTGGAGGCGCGGCTGGGAGACGCGATCGCGCGCCTGCTGGCCGAGTACGAGGAGCACATGGAAGCCCTCCAGTACCGCAAGGCCGGGGCCGCGCTGCGCGCCCTGTGGTCGGCGGGCAACTCCTACCTGGAGGAGAAGGCCCCCTGGCTGGAGATCAAGACCGACCCGGAGGGTGCGGCCCTGACCCTGCGTACGGCGATGAACCTCATCCACCTCTACGCGGTCGTCTCCGAGCCGTTCATCCCGGCTTCGGCCGCCGCAATGCGCGGTGCCTTCGCCCTGGAAGGCGACACCGCGACCTGGGTGACCGCCGAGCAGGCCAAGTCCCTGGACGCCGTTCCCGCCGGTACAGCCTTCACTGTGCCGCCAGTGCTCTTCGCGAAGATCTCGGAGGAGGACCTGGAGTCCTACAGGACCCGCTTCGGCGGCGCCGACGTCTGA
- a CDS encoding histidine phosphatase family protein, protein MSTKHIYLVKHGETEENARGIHQGRAVGGTLSERGRDDIRTVGCTLAATGLVADQMLVSPMSRCSESAALLTAPLTPADARVDDRLAAKNSGHLGGRPRDLAAAEADRQGVPIYQLRTPGGESSEDVQARYSHLWDELSTGPHRTTVLVGHGGGIACLLLKLTQHGFEHYLEYVPGSGGVTWIEIDEGTPRIQLMNVPPSELAGRLNARTAR, encoded by the coding sequence ATGAGCACGAAACACATCTACCTGGTCAAGCACGGTGAGACCGAGGAAAACGCCCGCGGTATCCACCAAGGCAGAGCTGTCGGCGGCACGCTCAGCGAGCGCGGACGCGACGACATCCGCACCGTTGGCTGCACCCTGGCCGCAACCGGACTCGTGGCCGACCAGATGCTCGTCAGCCCGATGTCCAGATGTAGTGAGTCGGCCGCACTCCTTACGGCCCCGCTCACGCCGGCCGACGCACGCGTGGACGATCGACTGGCAGCGAAGAACAGCGGCCATCTTGGTGGCCGGCCCAGAGACCTCGCGGCGGCAGAAGCCGACCGTCAAGGTGTCCCCATCTACCAGCTCCGCACGCCGGGCGGCGAATCATCCGAAGACGTACAAGCCCGCTACTCACACCTGTGGGACGAACTATCCACCGGACCGCACCGCACGACCGTGCTGGTCGGACACGGCGGTGGGATCGCCTGCCTCCTGCTGAAGCTCACGCAACACGGCTTCGAGCACTACCTCGAGTATGTGCCCGGCTCCGGAGGCGTGACATGGATCGAGATCGACGAAGGTACCCCTCGAATCCAGCTCATGAACGTGCCGCCCTCCGAACTGGCCGGGCGTCTCAACGCCCGTACCGCCCGATGA
- a CDS encoding FkbM family methyltransferase translates to MRKVFIDCGTNLGIVLSRFIHELPDHDFYAFEPNKDLLPAIHREVERAAHSPRVEVSHGAVWTHDGVIDLFLGHHESSTVMPGKRVPPVYDQQIDYDSPIPVPAIDFSAWLRQTVAPDDHVVVKMDIEGAEYPVLTKLIADGTIGLISVLHVEWHYDRFPAMTRADHDHLVTAVSAIVDVRDWD, encoded by the coding sequence ATGCGCAAAGTCTTCATCGACTGCGGAACCAACCTCGGAATCGTGCTGAGCCGCTTCATCCACGAGCTCCCCGACCACGACTTCTACGCGTTCGAACCCAACAAGGATCTGCTGCCCGCCATTCACCGCGAAGTCGAACGGGCGGCCCACTCACCCCGTGTCGAGGTCTCTCACGGCGCCGTATGGACGCATGACGGGGTGATCGATCTGTTCCTCGGCCACCACGAGAGCTCCACCGTGATGCCCGGCAAGCGGGTTCCGCCGGTGTACGACCAGCAGATCGACTACGACTCACCGATCCCGGTGCCCGCCATCGACTTCAGCGCCTGGCTGCGCCAGACCGTCGCCCCGGACGATCACGTCGTCGTGAAGATGGACATCGAGGGCGCCGAGTACCCGGTACTCACGAAGCTGATCGCCGACGGGACGATCGGCCTCATCTCCGTCCTCCACGTCGAGTGGCACTACGACCGCTTCCCAGCCATGACACGAGCCGACCACGACCATCTCGTCACCGCCGTATCCGCCATCGTCGACGTCCGCGACTGGGACTGA
- a CDS encoding glycosyltransferase family protein — MSALTQPLSVIIGVNGIGMGHSVRQSVIAQYLRDRGHQVRIITNGSTRVEYFRDLGFPAWDGWMPTLLARDDRIHAADVLRTNIRQTPAGISRHLRLRRAIRETGVPDVFITDYEPNTPRLAYHFGRPLISVDQQSKYRHLDLPPVGRYARTADEQRLRYFAPRADRSFICSYVPLKADDRKLEFIAPVVPDFVRSAQVMTGTMTTAYFSRYFEHGPEDSVRTLADVFRQYVPDRTLRIYAHSDEVENLRQYAGDRIEICPFDRQSFISDLARSEAVFSNAGFNLISEAFVLGKPVHLVPLPTYDQHWCAKVVHEAELGTSAQRIERGAILDFLNRARELRANVERHRDKHLTQDPRERIASYLETLPAAGGRVPTPSTR; from the coding sequence GTGTCCGCACTCACACAGCCGCTCAGCGTGATCATCGGCGTCAACGGCATCGGCATGGGGCATTCCGTCAGGCAGAGCGTGATCGCCCAGTACCTGCGCGACCGCGGCCACCAGGTACGGATCATCACCAACGGGAGCACGCGAGTCGAGTACTTCCGCGACCTCGGATTCCCCGCGTGGGACGGGTGGATGCCGACGCTCCTTGCCCGCGACGACCGCATCCACGCAGCCGACGTCTTACGCACCAACATCCGGCAGACTCCCGCCGGCATCAGCCGACACCTGCGGCTGCGCCGGGCCATCAGGGAAACCGGCGTCCCGGATGTGTTCATCACGGACTACGAGCCCAACACACCGCGATTGGCCTACCACTTCGGCAGACCCCTCATCTCGGTGGACCAGCAGAGCAAGTACCGGCACCTCGACCTGCCGCCGGTCGGCCGGTACGCGCGCACCGCCGACGAGCAGCGGCTGCGCTACTTCGCCCCTCGGGCCGACCGATCCTTCATCTGCTCATACGTCCCCCTGAAGGCCGACGACCGCAAGCTGGAGTTCATCGCCCCCGTCGTTCCGGACTTCGTCCGTTCCGCCCAGGTCATGACCGGGACGATGACCACGGCCTACTTCTCGCGGTACTTCGAACACGGCCCCGAGGACTCCGTCCGCACCCTCGCAGACGTCTTCCGCCAGTACGTCCCAGACCGGACCTTGCGGATCTACGCGCACTCGGACGAGGTCGAGAACCTGCGCCAGTACGCCGGCGACAGGATCGAGATCTGCCCGTTCGACCGCCAGTCGTTCATCTCCGACCTGGCGCGCTCCGAGGCCGTCTTCTCCAACGCCGGCTTCAACCTCATCAGCGAAGCGTTCGTCCTCGGCAAACCGGTCCACCTGGTGCCGCTGCCCACGTACGACCAGCACTGGTGCGCCAAGGTGGTCCACGAGGCGGAACTCGGCACCAGCGCTCAACGGATCGAACGCGGGGCGATACTCGACTTCCTCAACCGGGCCCGGGAGCTTCGCGCCAACGTCGAACGCCATCGGGACAAACACCTCACCCAAGACCCCCGCGAGCGAATCGCCTCCTACCTCGAGACCCTGCCCGCAGCCGGTGGGCGGGTCCCTACCCCCTCCACCCGGTAG
- a CDS encoding N,N-dimethylformamidase beta subunit family domain-containing protein: protein MTGINGYPASLSVHAGRSIRLHIATSADRFRLDFYRWGSTPKHTGHVEWPGRDAVPGLYDEDWQWPAYDFIVPRDWQSGVYIGVLSTGVRPSQPVMDAREARFLLVVTPAVPSGRKVLYKIPVSTYHAYNTAGGGSLYSASRVTLRRPGGGVGGPVKGLPDPYDTSSPRQTFAHWDAPFISWMEENGIQSDYCTDLDLDEGRLLGNGYRLLVSSGHDEYWTAQTRRNVTAFRDTGGNIANFGANSCWWRVSADEDRSALECAKFPPDAPAGTDPDSSYGCPDHWWESEPENALLGVSYRNGGGHWDGPRAPLGFTVTDADHWVFSGTGLKTGDTFGQDSALVGYECDGAAYEIDGRRRPRPTGQDGTPKSFQILGIAPLPSDWNFAAREPVPSPRAATLGLYRATGTVFTAATTDWSRLLATDPQVAAITHNVITRLA, encoded by the coding sequence ATGACCGGCATCAACGGATACCCGGCGTCCCTCTCGGTCCACGCCGGCCGCAGCATCCGACTTCACATCGCCACCTCCGCAGATCGCTTCCGGCTCGACTTCTACCGCTGGGGCTCGACACCCAAGCACACGGGACACGTCGAGTGGCCCGGACGGGACGCCGTACCCGGACTGTACGACGAGGACTGGCAGTGGCCAGCCTACGACTTCATCGTTCCGCGAGACTGGCAGTCCGGTGTCTACATCGGAGTCCTGAGCACGGGGGTCCGTCCGAGCCAGCCAGTCATGGACGCTCGCGAGGCCAGATTCCTTCTGGTCGTCACGCCCGCCGTTCCCTCGGGCCGCAAGGTCCTCTACAAGATCCCTGTTTCCACCTATCACGCCTACAACACAGCGGGGGGTGGAAGCCTCTACAGCGCCTCCCGGGTGACCCTGCGCCGACCCGGCGGCGGTGTCGGCGGTCCGGTCAAGGGCCTGCCCGATCCGTACGACACCTCGTCACCTCGGCAGACGTTTGCGCACTGGGATGCTCCCTTCATCTCCTGGATGGAGGAGAACGGGATTCAGAGCGACTACTGCACGGATCTCGACCTCGACGAAGGCCGACTCCTCGGCAACGGATATCGTCTCCTGGTCTCCTCCGGGCACGACGAATACTGGACCGCCCAGACCCGTCGGAACGTAACCGCCTTCCGCGACACAGGTGGCAACATCGCCAACTTCGGAGCCAACAGCTGCTGGTGGCGAGTGAGTGCCGACGAGGACCGCTCGGCCCTTGAGTGCGCGAAGTTCCCTCCCGACGCCCCTGCCGGAACAGACCCGGACAGCTCGTACGGCTGCCCCGACCACTGGTGGGAGTCGGAGCCTGAGAACGCCCTCTTGGGCGTGAGCTACCGAAACGGCGGCGGGCATTGGGACGGCCCGCGCGCACCCCTCGGATTCACCGTCACCGACGCGGACCACTGGGTGTTCTCCGGGACCGGCCTCAAAACCGGTGACACATTCGGCCAGGACAGCGCGCTCGTCGGGTACGAATGCGACGGCGCCGCATACGAGATCGATGGGCGGAGACGCCCGCGGCCCACCGGCCAGGACGGAACGCCGAAGAGCTTCCAGATCCTCGGCATCGCCCCACTGCCCTCCGATTGGAACTTCGCAGCCCGCGAGCCCGTGCCCAGCCCCCGTGCGGCCACCCTCGGTCTCTACAGGGCGACCGGCACCGTCTTCACCGCCGCCACCACTGACTGGTCCCGACTGCTCGCCACCGACCCCCAGGTCGCGGCCATCACCCACAACGTCATCACCCGGCTCGCCTGA
- a CDS encoding class I SAM-dependent methyltransferase, with amino-acid sequence MLEIGEQHSASAERSEQQIAYYRARADEYDTAYADRMGMPRLSPVLDRLPISGDVLELACGTGQWTHLLAGRSRSLTAVDAAPEMLAIAKRRLEGSTTRFIEADIFSQISDRQYDTVFFAFWLSHVPPAYLELFWKALRKALKPGGCVVFLDDSRAKAEIEQTIEGRAVPTVRRRLSDGSQHLTVKVLYDAGGLTKRLDALGWESHVEQVDRYHYVGVARPQAHS; translated from the coding sequence ATGCTCGAGATCGGAGAGCAGCACAGCGCATCGGCCGAACGGTCGGAGCAACAGATCGCCTACTACCGCGCAAGGGCTGATGAGTACGACACCGCATACGCGGACCGTATGGGGATGCCCCGGCTCTCGCCCGTGCTCGATCGCTTGCCCATCAGCGGAGACGTCCTGGAGCTGGCGTGCGGCACGGGCCAGTGGACCCACCTGCTCGCCGGGCGCTCCCGCAGCTTGACCGCAGTGGACGCCGCGCCCGAGATGCTGGCTATCGCGAAACGCCGTCTGGAGGGCTCGACGACTCGCTTCATCGAGGCGGACATCTTCAGCCAGATTTCTGATCGCCAGTACGACACCGTGTTCTTCGCTTTCTGGCTCAGCCATGTGCCGCCCGCATACCTGGAACTCTTCTGGAAGGCCCTCCGGAAGGCTCTGAAGCCCGGTGGCTGCGTGGTCTTCCTCGACGACTCCCGTGCAAAGGCGGAGATCGAGCAGACAATCGAGGGGCGTGCGGTTCCGACGGTGCGCCGGAGACTCTCCGACGGAAGTCAGCACCTGACCGTGAAGGTTCTTTACGACGCCGGCGGGCTCACGAAACGGCTGGACGCCCTGGGCTGGGAGTCTCACGTCGAGCAGGTCGATCGCTACCACTACGTCGGAGTCGCCCGGCCGCAGGCCCACTCATGA
- a CDS encoding AAA family ATPase: MLTDGQAVTDVSRSRAGWRPDKLREVREAHGLTLERAGERLREVATRAAITVPAANFQTLWQHEQGEVYPGPHYRRAYCLLYRGTEPELGFRHPLPDEATHLNLTPATESRNGAHVVAVERALSQITPGTDASGDLDVQQRIIDAWKRRHTGGDPHRPSLLIVGGFAGSGKSEFSRFISQLTGWPVLDKDPITRPLVERLLVEMGSEPNDRHSELYREQVRPLEYQCLLETAYANIDCSISTVLTAPFVSEVMDVRWIQRLTNRCEARGVSVSIVWIKCDVETMREYISFRSAARDSWKLQHWDEYVKSVDVELRPAVAHMVVDNRLGAAISLTDQVRRVLGTVF; this comes from the coding sequence ATGTTGACCGATGGGCAGGCGGTAACTGACGTGTCGAGGAGCCGTGCGGGATGGCGCCCGGACAAGCTCCGCGAGGTGCGCGAGGCACACGGATTAACCCTCGAGCGTGCCGGCGAGCGTTTGCGCGAAGTGGCCACAAGGGCCGCTATCACGGTGCCCGCAGCCAACTTTCAGACGCTCTGGCAGCATGAGCAGGGCGAGGTATACCCGGGTCCGCACTATCGGCGCGCGTACTGCCTTCTGTACCGCGGTACGGAACCCGAGCTGGGATTCCGCCATCCTTTGCCCGACGAGGCCACGCACCTGAACCTCACGCCGGCGACGGAGTCCCGCAACGGGGCCCACGTAGTCGCTGTCGAGCGGGCGCTCTCTCAGATCACGCCAGGCACGGATGCCAGCGGCGATCTCGACGTTCAACAGCGGATCATCGACGCGTGGAAGCGTCGGCACACGGGCGGAGATCCTCATCGCCCGTCTCTGCTCATCGTCGGCGGCTTCGCAGGGAGCGGAAAGTCGGAGTTCTCCCGCTTCATCTCCCAGCTCACAGGATGGCCGGTCCTCGACAAGGACCCGATCACGCGTCCCCTGGTCGAGCGGCTTCTGGTGGAGATGGGCAGCGAGCCCAACGACCGGCATTCCGAGCTCTACCGTGAGCAGGTGCGGCCCCTTGAGTACCAGTGCCTGCTTGAGACCGCCTACGCCAACATCGACTGCTCCATCAGCACGGTGCTGACAGCGCCGTTCGTCTCGGAAGTGATGGATGTCCGCTGGATCCAGCGCCTGACCAACCGATGCGAGGCCCGAGGCGTCAGCGTCTCCATAGTCTGGATCAAGTGCGATGTGGAAACGATGCGTGAGTACATCAGCTTCCGGTCCGCCGCCCGCGACAGCTGGAAGCTTCAGCACTGGGACGAGTACGTGAAATCCGTCGACGTCGAACTGCGCCCTGCCGTCGCCCATATGGTGGTGGACAACCGGCTCGGCGCGGCTATATCCCTCACTGACCAAGTACGACGGGTGTTGGGAACGGTGTTCTGA